A genomic window from Providencia alcalifaciens includes:
- the priB gene encoding primosomal replication protein N gives MITNRLVLTGTVCKALIRKVSPSGIPHCQFVLEHRSGQQEAGMSRQAWCRMPVIASGQALQTHTHSITVGSLITVTGFISTHQGRNGISKLVLHAEQIDLIDSGD, from the coding sequence GTGATCACTAATCGTCTAGTGTTGACAGGCACAGTCTGTAAAGCATTGATTCGAAAAGTGAGTCCGTCCGGCATTCCACATTGCCAGTTTGTTTTAGAACATCGTTCTGGACAACAGGAAGCTGGAATGTCACGGCAAGCATGGTGCAGAATGCCCGTCATTGCCAGCGGACAAGCCTTACAAACCCATACTCACAGTATAACGGTCGGCAGTCTGATTACTGTTACAGGTTTCATTAGTACCCATCAGGGACGTAATGGAATCAGTAAATTAGTCTTACATGCCGAGCAGATTGATTTGATAGATTCTGGAGACTAG
- the qseB gene encoding quorum sensing response regulator transcription factor QseB, with translation MRILLIEDDRLIGDGLKVGLTQLGFSLDWFMDGKQGQQALFDAPYDAVVLDLSLPHIDGMDILKFWRKQGRDEPVLILTARDALEQRVNGLQQGADDYLCKPFALAEVAARLQALIRRRSGQLSPTLVHGDVEMDPLAMTVTYQGNPVQLKGKELALLSLFLHNPKKVLSRSAIEEKLYNWDEEVSSNSVEVHIHHLRRKLGSKFIQTVHGVGYRLGDEA, from the coding sequence ATGCGTATTTTATTAATAGAAGATGACCGATTAATTGGCGATGGCTTAAAAGTAGGGTTAACACAATTGGGATTTAGCCTTGATTGGTTTATGGATGGCAAACAAGGTCAACAGGCTTTGTTTGATGCCCCTTATGATGCCGTCGTGCTGGATTTATCACTTCCGCATATTGATGGTATGGATATTTTGAAGTTCTGGCGTAAGCAAGGACGTGATGAGCCTGTTTTAATTTTGACAGCGCGAGATGCCCTTGAGCAACGGGTGAATGGGTTACAGCAAGGGGCTGATGATTATCTGTGTAAGCCGTTTGCGCTTGCGGAGGTTGCGGCACGTTTGCAAGCATTGATCCGTCGGCGCAGTGGGCAGCTATCACCCACGTTGGTACATGGTGATGTGGAAATGGACCCTTTAGCGATGACGGTCACTTACCAAGGAAATCCTGTGCAGTTGAAGGGCAAAGAGCTGGCGCTATTGTCATTATTTTTGCACAACCCGAAAAAAGTGCTGTCCCGTAGCGCGATAGAAGAAAAGCTGTATAACTGGGATGAAGAGGTCTCCAGTAACTCGGTTGAAGTTCATATTCACCATTTACGCCGTAAATTAGGCAGTAAATTTATTCAAACGGTTCATGGTGTTGGCTATCGACTGGGTGATGAAGCATGA
- the qseC gene encoding quorum sensing histidine kinase QseC, giving the protein MKTFSLRLKLTLMLLLLAVMTWGIASSLAWYQTYKTINELFDTQQMVFAKRLSVLPTDIDLPQSSLSKTKKLLRKNRGSQDDDALAFAIFTPSGEMVLNDGDNGRKIEFRFTREGFSEGTLKGSDDEWRFVWLKSIDNQYIIAVGQEWEYRQSMANSIMFSQLIPWLVALPIMLIVFLWLLTRALKPLRDVAKQLRQRKPDELSPVMVTTLPSEAKPILDSLNGLFDKINHMFVRERQFTSDAAHELRSPLAALKVQTEVVQIAGGDEAIRQHAVANLSEGIDRATRLVDQLLTLSRLESSNQLDDVSEVSWQELIEQAVKESELEARQNQVTLKISIVETPPPFKGQKLLLSVLLRNLLHNAIRYGKDAGKVEVNLYRHYLEVKDDGAGVSPEVLARLGERFYRPPGQEKTGSGLGLSIVKRVAQLHHLHVTFNNVTEGGFCVTVRWSA; this is encoded by the coding sequence ATGAAAACATTCAGCTTAAGGCTCAAACTGACTTTGATGTTATTGCTCCTCGCGGTAATGACGTGGGGAATAGCGAGTTCATTGGCATGGTATCAAACCTATAAAACTATTAATGAGTTGTTTGATACTCAACAAATGGTATTTGCAAAGCGCTTATCGGTATTACCGACGGATATCGATTTGCCTCAATCATCATTGAGTAAAACCAAAAAATTATTGCGGAAAAATCGTGGAAGCCAAGACGATGATGCATTGGCGTTTGCAATTTTTACACCGAGTGGCGAAATGGTGCTCAATGATGGGGATAACGGACGTAAAATCGAGTTTCGATTTACTCGTGAAGGATTCAGCGAGGGAACACTTAAAGGTAGTGATGATGAATGGCGCTTTGTTTGGCTAAAATCCATTGATAATCAATATATTATTGCAGTAGGGCAAGAGTGGGAATACCGCCAAAGTATGGCTAACAGTATTATGTTTTCCCAGCTCATACCGTGGTTGGTCGCGCTGCCGATAATGTTAATCGTATTTTTATGGTTGCTCACTCGAGCATTAAAACCTCTACGGGATGTGGCTAAACAACTACGGCAGAGAAAGCCGGATGAGCTGAGCCCAGTGATGGTGACCACGCTCCCTAGTGAAGCGAAGCCGATTCTTGATTCTCTTAATGGGTTATTCGACAAAATAAACCACATGTTTGTTCGTGAACGGCAATTTACCTCTGATGCTGCTCATGAACTGCGTAGTCCTCTTGCCGCACTAAAAGTCCAAACCGAAGTGGTGCAGATTGCTGGAGGTGACGAGGCGATTCGCCAACATGCAGTGGCTAATCTTTCAGAGGGAATTGACCGTGCAACTCGGCTGGTGGATCAGCTATTAACATTATCCCGCTTGGAGTCTTCTAATCAATTAGATGATGTGAGCGAAGTAAGCTGGCAGGAATTAATTGAGCAAGCCGTTAAAGAGAGCGAGCTGGAAGCCCGGCAAAATCAGGTGACGTTGAAAATATCGATTGTTGAAACTCCGCCGCCTTTTAAGGGGCAAAAACTTTTATTGTCCGTATTATTAAGAAATCTTCTTCACAACGCTATTCGCTATGGTAAGGACGCTGGTAAGGTTGAAGTTAATTTGTATCGACATTATCTGGAAGTGAAAGATGATGGTGCTGGCGTTTCTCCTGAGGTACTGGCGCGTTTAGGGGAGCGCTTTTATCGGCCGCCAGGGCAAGAAAAAACAGGCAGTGGTTTAGGGTTATCAATTGTTAAACGCGTGGCTCAGTTACATCATCTCCATGTGACGTTTAATAATGTCACGGAAGGGGGCTTTTGTGTCACCGTTCGTTGGAGTGCATAA
- the rpsR gene encoding 30S ribosomal protein S18, whose product MARYFRRRKFCRFTAEGVQEIDYKDIATLKNYITESGKIVPSRITGTRAKYQRQLARAIKRARYLSLLPYTDRHQ is encoded by the coding sequence ATGGCACGTTATTTCCGTCGTCGCAAGTTCTGCCGTTTCACAGCGGAAGGCGTTCAAGAGATCGACTATAAAGATATCGCAACGCTGAAAAACTATATCACTGAAAGTGGTAAAATTGTACCAAGCCGTATCACCGGTACTCGTGCAAAATATCAACGCCAGCTCGCTCGTGCTATCAAGCGCGCTCGCTACCTGTCTCTGTTACCATACACTGATCGTCATCAGTAA
- a CDS encoding YtfJ family protein: MIKKLLLLTCLLGLSSTVFAINLQLNQPVPAVTVTDKGELQLDNAGKFNYQPWKSQQLAGKVRTIQHIAGRSSAKELNAPLIEAIKQAKFPHNKYQTTSIINTDDSIFGTGVFVKNSVEDSKKEFPYSQFIIDSDGVVKNAWGLAPESSAIIILNKQGNVLFYKDGALTPQEINKAISVIVAELETP, from the coding sequence ATGATAAAAAAACTACTTTTATTAACCTGTTTACTGGGTTTATCTTCGACGGTATTTGCGATTAACCTTCAATTAAATCAACCCGTACCCGCCGTTACCGTCACAGACAAAGGCGAATTACAGTTAGATAATGCAGGGAAATTCAATTACCAACCGTGGAAGAGCCAGCAACTTGCCGGTAAAGTTCGCACAATTCAACACATTGCAGGGCGTTCTTCGGCCAAAGAACTTAATGCTCCGCTTATCGAAGCGATTAAACAAGCTAAATTCCCTCATAACAAATACCAAACCACCAGCATTATCAATACGGATGATTCAATTTTTGGTACTGGTGTATTTGTAAAAAACAGCGTGGAAGACAGCAAGAAAGAGTTTCCTTACTCTCAATTTATTATTGATAGCGATGGTGTTGTGAAGAATGCATGGGGCCTTGCGCCAGAGAGTTCTGCCATTATCATTCTCAACAAGCAAGGTAATGTCTTATTTTATAAAGATGGTGCACTAACGCCTCAAGAGATTAATAAAGCCATTAGCGTGATTGTCGCCGAATTAGAAACGCCGTAA
- a CDS encoding LysM-like peptidoglycan-binding domain-containing protein: protein MLRLSAFHRYGIAILALIIIAALFWPAGDKPNTAQNSSGPNSTDSMPSQPIVIPPTPQPNPIPDTVLSQPEQPTTNIPDTSPSLPSEPEVIQEPPETSQPTQQLSPPPTTRPPANEWQDHRVQKGKTLAQLFRDNNLQANDAFIMAKVEGAEKPLSNLQQGQKIRLKANGKGEVQQLEVTANNGQTYNFTRLSDGSYYRTP, encoded by the coding sequence ATGTTGAGACTATCCGCTTTTCATCGCTATGGAATTGCTATTCTAGCGCTGATCATTATTGCTGCCTTATTTTGGCCTGCTGGTGATAAGCCCAATACTGCGCAAAACAGTTCTGGACCAAATAGCACTGACAGCATGCCAAGTCAGCCAATCGTGATCCCTCCAACTCCACAGCCTAATCCAATCCCTGATACGGTGTTATCGCAGCCAGAACAACCGACTACCAATATCCCAGATACATCGCCATCATTGCCAAGTGAGCCTGAGGTTATCCAAGAGCCGCCTGAAACGTCTCAACCGACACAGCAGCTATCTCCACCACCAACCACTCGCCCGCCTGCTAATGAATGGCAGGATCATCGCGTTCAGAAAGGAAAAACATTGGCGCAGCTATTTCGTGATAATAACTTGCAAGCAAATGATGCGTTCATCATGGCAAAAGTTGAAGGCGCAGAAAAACCGCTTAGCAACTTGCAACAAGGACAAAAAATCCGTTTAAAAGCCAATGGGAAAGGTGAAGTTCAACAGCTGGAAGTCACTGCGAACAATGGTCAAACATATAACTTTACGCGCTTAAGCGATGGTAGCTACTACCGAACGCCTTAA
- a CDS encoding DUF1107 domain-containing protein translates to MKIFKHYNPSKIALYVKTLFRGRLYIKDFGAFEFNNGKILPPKVTDKIHYNVMNEVNKQVVLLRAELG, encoded by the coding sequence ATGAAAATTTTTAAGCATTATAACCCATCGAAAATTGCTCTATACGTGAAAACATTATTCAGAGGTAGGCTCTACATTAAGGATTTTGGGGCTTTCGAATTCAATAATGGGAAGATTTTACCACCAAAAGTGACTGATAAAATTCATTACAATGTGATGAATGAGGTGAACAAGCAAGTGGTGTTATTACGCGCTGAGTTGGGGTAA
- the rpsF gene encoding 30S ribosomal protein S6 produces MRHYEIVFMVHPDQSEQVPGMIERYSAVITNAQGQIHRLEDWGRRQLAYPINKLHKAHYVLLNVEAPQEAIDELETNFRFNDAVIRSMVMRLKHAVTEASPMVKAKDERRGRDMSDDYQDEEAEETGDSEE; encoded by the coding sequence ATGCGTCATTACGAAATCGTTTTTATGGTCCATCCTGACCAAAGCGAACAGGTTCCGGGCATGATCGAGCGTTACAGTGCTGTTATCACTAACGCACAAGGTCAGATTCACCGTCTGGAAGACTGGGGCCGTCGTCAACTGGCTTACCCAATCAACAAACTGCACAAAGCTCACTATGTTCTGCTGAACGTAGAAGCTCCACAGGAAGCGATTGATGAGCTGGAAACTAACTTCCGCTTCAACGATGCCGTTATCCGCAGCATGGTTATGCGCTTAAAACACGCAGTAACAGAAGCTTCTCCAATGGTCAAAGCCAAAGACGAACGTCGCGGCCGTGACATGTCTGATGATTATCAAGACGAAGAAGCAGAAGAAACTGGGGATTCTGAAGAGTAA
- a CDS encoding NUDIX domain-containing protein encodes MKQPQVRNISEKLLSNNWYILKKYTYELQRHDGTWQKQEREVYDRGDGAVILLYNTSKNSIILIRQFRMPMYVSGYKQLLIEAAAGLLEGSSPEARIIAEAEEETGYKINNIEKVFEAFMSPGSVTEKLHFYIAQYSDKDRQSDGGGIADEGEDIEVMEWSFPDAFAAIKNGEIMDGKTIMLIQHLALSGILNPKNS; translated from the coding sequence ATGAAACAACCTCAAGTTAGGAATATCAGCGAAAAATTACTGTCAAATAACTGGTACATTCTCAAAAAATATACCTATGAATTACAGAGGCACGATGGCACTTGGCAAAAACAAGAGCGCGAAGTGTATGACCGGGGCGATGGCGCTGTCATTTTGCTGTATAACACATCCAAAAATAGCATTATCTTGATCCGTCAATTCCGTATGCCAATGTACGTTTCTGGATATAAACAGTTGCTGATTGAGGCTGCGGCTGGACTACTTGAAGGTTCTTCCCCTGAAGCAAGAATTATTGCTGAAGCCGAAGAAGAGACTGGCTATAAAATCAATAATATCGAAAAGGTATTTGAAGCCTTTATGAGCCCCGGCTCCGTCACTGAAAAGCTGCATTTTTATATTGCACAATACAGTGATAAAGACCGCCAAAGTGACGGTGGAGGGATCGCTGATGAAGGTGAAGATATTGAGGTTATGGAATGGTCATTCCCTGATGCGTTTGCCGCTATCAAAAATGGGGAGATCATGGATGGCAAAACCATTATGCTTATTCAACATCTCGCCTTAAGTGGAATTCTAAATCCAAAAAATAGTTAA
- a CDS encoding YgiW/YdeI family stress tolerance OB fold protein, with product MKKLPLITLIAALATAPVFAATGGFSGPGEITNTTNTETMKTQEGGFNGPNASETTVAKALELSDNSWVVLRGNLVKQLDKKHYEFTDGTGTITVEISQKRFNGVNVTPKDKIEIRGEVDKDWNSKEIDVKQLQIIK from the coding sequence ATGAAAAAATTACCTTTAATCACCTTAATCGCTGCCCTTGCTACCGCCCCTGTTTTTGCTGCTACTGGTGGTTTTTCAGGTCCAGGTGAAATCACAAACACCACTAACACTGAAACCATGAAAACCCAAGAGGGTGGTTTTAACGGCCCAAATGCAAGTGAAACAACCGTTGCGAAAGCCCTTGAATTATCTGACAACAGCTGGGTTGTTTTACGCGGTAATCTGGTTAAACAACTGGACAAAAAGCACTACGAATTCACCGATGGCACAGGCACCATCACCGTTGAAATTAGCCAAAAACGCTTTAATGGTGTGAACGTCACGCCAAAAGATAAAATCGAAATTCGCGGTGAAGTTGATAAAGACTGGAATTCTAAAGAGATCGACGTTAAACAACTGCAAATCATCAAATAA
- the rlmB gene encoding 23S rRNA (guanosine(2251)-2'-O)-methyltransferase RlmB encodes MSEIIYGIHAVKALLERSPQRIKEVYILKGREDRRLMPIVHEIEALGIVVQVANRQWMDAQTEGAVHQGIIANVLAGKQYQEGDLPDLLESTESPFLLILDGVTDPHNLGACLRSADAAGVHAVIVPKDKSAQLNATAKKVACGAAENVPLIRVTNLARTLRLLQEYNVWIVGTAGEADHNLYQSKLTGAIALVMGAEGEGMRRLTREHCDELISIPMAGSVSSLNVSVATGVCLFEAVRQRIAK; translated from the coding sequence ATGAGCGAAATTATTTACGGCATTCACGCAGTGAAAGCCCTGCTTGAGCGTTCTCCACAACGTATTAAAGAAGTCTATATTTTAAAAGGTCGTGAAGACCGCCGCCTGATGCCTATCGTTCATGAAATCGAAGCGTTGGGCATTGTGGTGCAAGTGGCAAATCGCCAATGGATGGACGCACAAACTGAAGGTGCGGTACACCAAGGGATTATCGCCAATGTATTAGCGGGCAAGCAGTATCAAGAAGGTGATCTTCCGGATTTACTGGAAAGCACCGAATCGCCATTCTTACTGATCCTCGACGGCGTGACTGATCCACATAACTTAGGCGCGTGTTTACGTAGCGCAGACGCAGCTGGTGTTCATGCAGTGATTGTTCCGAAAGACAAATCTGCACAATTGAACGCAACCGCGAAGAAAGTGGCCTGTGGCGCGGCGGAAAACGTTCCGCTGATCCGTGTGACTAACTTGGCAAGAACCTTGCGTTTATTGCAAGAGTACAATGTATGGATTGTTGGCACCGCCGGCGAAGCTGACCATAACTTGTATCAAAGTAAGCTGACTGGCGCTATCGCATTAGTGATGGGCGCGGAAGGCGAAGGTATGCGTCGTTTGACTCGCGAACATTGCGACGAATTGATTAGCATCCCAATGGCAGGGTCAGTTTCATCGCTGAACGTCTCTGTGGCAACGGGCGTGTGCCTGTTTGAAGCAGTACGCCAACGCATTGCCAAATAA
- the rplI gene encoding 50S ribosomal protein L9, giving the protein MQVILLDKVANLGSLGDQVNVKSGYARNFLVPQGKAVPATKKNVEFFEARRAELEAKLADVLAAAQARAAAVTALGSVTLASKAGDEGKLFGSIGTRDIADAITAAGVKVAKSEVRLPNGVLRTTGDHEVHFQLHSDVFAELNVIIVAE; this is encoded by the coding sequence ATGCAAGTTATTCTGCTTGATAAAGTAGCTAACCTAGGTAGCCTGGGTGACCAAGTTAACGTTAAATCGGGCTACGCTCGTAACTTCTTAGTACCACAGGGCAAAGCTGTTCCTGCGACTAAGAAAAACGTTGAATTCTTCGAAGCTCGCCGCGCTGAACTGGAAGCTAAATTAGCTGACGTTCTGGCAGCAGCACAGGCTCGTGCAGCAGCTGTTACTGCGCTGGGTTCTGTTACTCTGGCTTCTAAAGCTGGTGACGAAGGTAAACTGTTCGGTTCAATCGGTACTCGTGACATCGCTGACGCAATCACTGCGGCTGGCGTTAAAGTTGCGAAAAGCGAAGTTCGCCTGCCAAACGGCGTTCTGCGTACTACTGGTGACCACGAAGTTCACTTCCAGTTACACAGCGATGTTTTCGCAGAGCTGAACGTTATCATCGTTGCTGAGTAA
- the cysQ gene encoding 3'(2'),5'-bisphosphate nucleotidase CysQ, giving the protein MHQQLCTLAREAGDAIMKIYNGHAPLQVEHKQDDSPVTAADIAAHQIIKEGLSRLTPDIPQLSEEDPPEWAVRRDWQRYWLIDPLDGTKEFINRNGDFTVNIALIENGTPVMGVVFAPAKGLMYYAEGSQAWKEEHGQVQRIRAKAATPPVVVISRSHQDPQLMAYLAKLPEHRTAEIGSSLKFCLVAEGSAQLYPRFGPTNIWDTAAGHAVALGAGASVVDWQGNTLDYSPRESFLNPGFECR; this is encoded by the coding sequence ATGCACCAACAACTCTGTACACTTGCCCGAGAGGCGGGTGATGCCATCATGAAAATTTACAATGGGCATGCGCCATTGCAGGTTGAACATAAGCAAGATGATTCCCCTGTCACGGCTGCGGATATTGCTGCCCATCAAATCATCAAAGAGGGGCTTTCACGTTTAACGCCTGATATCCCTCAACTTTCAGAAGAAGATCCACCAGAATGGGCTGTACGCCGTGACTGGCAACGTTACTGGCTTATTGACCCATTGGATGGAACTAAAGAATTTATTAATCGTAATGGTGATTTTACCGTAAATATTGCATTAATTGAAAATGGCACCCCAGTCATGGGCGTGGTTTTTGCACCCGCAAAAGGATTGATGTATTACGCCGAAGGCTCTCAAGCGTGGAAAGAAGAGCATGGGCAAGTTCAGCGTATTCGCGCCAAAGCTGCGACGCCACCCGTGGTGGTGATCAGCCGTTCTCATCAAGACCCCCAATTGATGGCGTATCTCGCGAAGCTTCCGGAGCATCGCACCGCAGAGATAGGTTCATCGCTAAAATTCTGTTTAGTGGCTGAAGGCAGCGCGCAATTATATCCACGTTTTGGACCTACCAATATCTGGGATACAGCCGCAGGGCATGCAGTGGCATTAGGTGCAGGGGCGAGTGTGGTGGATTGGCAGGGAAATACACTAGATTATTCACCGAGAGAGTCTTTTTTAAACCCCGGTTTTGAATGTCGCTGA
- a CDS encoding CDP-diacylglycerol diphosphatase, with amino-acid sequence MLKNNSTCKKKLIKIIVVVILFLLLSVIGYISWIKYHADGLWNIISQQCITINDPDQRNPSCLKVDLDNRYVLFKDKKGPVHNLVLPTDKVSGIESPLLLEDNSPDYFTLAWNERESVTPVGQPAISDDKLALAINSQYGRSQDQLHIHIACLKPQVIELVNQHANAIKSEWHVFPVQLEGHEYWAKKLDNQQSPFKQLNEYVQAHNDSMGNYGLAVTELKDGSMVLLANRMDVWQFNLGSAGELLDYQCSVNQ; translated from the coding sequence ATGCTGAAAAACAACAGTACCTGCAAAAAGAAGCTCATTAAAATTATTGTCGTAGTAATTTTATTCTTACTGCTCAGTGTTATTGGCTATATTTCATGGATTAAGTACCATGCTGATGGGCTGTGGAATATCATTAGCCAGCAGTGCATTACTATCAATGATCCCGACCAACGTAATCCATCCTGCTTGAAAGTGGATTTAGACAATCGCTATGTACTGTTTAAAGATAAAAAAGGTCCGGTACATAATTTGGTGCTGCCAACCGATAAAGTCAGCGGCATCGAATCCCCTTTATTACTCGAAGATAATAGTCCCGATTATTTTACGCTTGCTTGGAATGAGCGTGAGAGTGTCACCCCCGTAGGTCAACCCGCTATCAGCGATGATAAACTCGCCTTAGCGATTAATTCGCAATATGGGCGTTCCCAAGATCAACTCCATATCCATATTGCTTGCCTAAAACCACAGGTTATTGAGCTAGTTAACCAACATGCGAATGCAATTAAATCTGAATGGCATGTTTTTCCTGTGCAGTTAGAAGGCCATGAGTATTGGGCAAAAAAATTAGATAACCAACAAAGCCCTTTCAAGCAATTAAATGAATATGTTCAAGCACATAATGACAGCATGGGGAACTATGGACTGGCGGTGACGGAGCTTAAAGATGGTTCGATGGTGTTATTAGCGAATCGGATGGATGTTTGGCAGTTTAATTTAGGTAGTGCGGGAGAATTGCTGGATTACCAATGCTCAGTCAATCAGTAA
- a CDS encoding peptidylprolyl isomerase has translation MANQNFDSVEAQASYGIGLQIGQQLLESGLEGLVPDAILAGLTDSLEGNMPSVPVEALHKALREMHERADAVRQERQKELAVEGQKFLDENQKKDGVSTTESGLQFSVINQGEGAIPARSDRVRVHYTGRLIDGTVFDSSVQRGQPAEFPVSGVIPGWIEALTLMPVGSKWELYIPHELAYGERGAGASIPPFSTLIFEVELLEIL, from the coding sequence ATGGCAAACCAAAACTTTGATTCAGTAGAAGCTCAAGCGAGCTATGGCATTGGTCTACAAATTGGGCAGCAATTATTAGAATCAGGACTAGAAGGTTTAGTTCCAGACGCAATTTTAGCGGGTCTGACTGATTCTTTAGAAGGCAACATGCCATCAGTTCCAGTTGAAGCTCTGCATAAAGCACTGCGTGAAATGCACGAGCGTGCAGATGCAGTTCGTCAAGAGCGTCAAAAGGAACTGGCTGTAGAAGGTCAAAAATTCTTAGATGAGAACCAGAAGAAAGACGGCGTATCGACTACTGAGTCTGGTTTGCAATTCTCTGTCATTAACCAAGGTGAAGGCGCAATCCCAGCACGTTCTGACCGCGTTCGCGTTCATTACACAGGGCGTTTAATTGACGGTACTGTGTTTGACAGCTCTGTACAGCGCGGCCAACCAGCAGAATTCCCAGTAAGCGGTGTGATCCCAGGTTGGATTGAAGCGCTGACATTAATGCCAGTGGGTTCTAAATGGGAATTATACATTCCTCATGAATTAGCTTACGGTGAGCGTGGCGCAGGTGCATCTATCCCTCCGTTTAGCACTCTAATTTTCGAAGTTGAGTTACTGGAAATTTTATAA
- the mqo gene encoding malate dehydrogenase (quinone) gives MTKPIAENVDIALIGAGIMSATLGTFLKELEPNLTIAVFERLNDCAQESSHPWNNAGTGHAANCEMNYTPPNPDGTVDISKALEVNTEFDLSRQLWSYLVTKGKIKNPRDFIHPCPHMSFVSGADNIKFLQQRFRQMSAHHCYHNMEYSDDLKQIDEWAPLVVEGRSSDEKIAVTRVVTGADVDYGALTHLLMAQLSEQNGFSIHYKHEVIDVTQTPDGRWNVEVKNLLTHEKTITSAKFVFVGAGGRAIELLQKSGIPEGKGYGGFPVSGIWLRCDDEKVAARHHAKVYGKADKGSPPMSVPHLDTRIIGGKRSLLFGPYAGFSSKFLKHGSYLDLFDSIRLNNIEPMLAIAKDDWSLAEYLVGQVLQTSAHQFSMLQKFYPDAQREDWKEVVAGQRVQIIKPDPVKKGVLEFGTELITSADKSFTVLMGASPGASTAAFIALNVLKTCFADQLSADGWEARLKTIIPTYGIDLKQDAKACLDIRTATAKVLQLDN, from the coding sequence ATGACAAAACCCATTGCAGAAAATGTTGATATCGCACTGATCGGTGCGGGGATCATGAGCGCCACGCTCGGCACATTTCTTAAAGAGCTGGAGCCAAATCTCACTATTGCGGTGTTCGAAAGATTAAATGATTGCGCCCAAGAGAGTTCCCACCCATGGAATAACGCAGGAACTGGTCACGCAGCAAACTGTGAAATGAACTATACCCCACCAAACCCTGATGGCACGGTAGATATCAGCAAAGCCCTTGAAGTAAATACTGAATTTGACCTGTCTCGTCAGCTATGGTCCTACTTAGTCACCAAAGGAAAAATTAAAAATCCACGGGACTTTATCCACCCTTGCCCGCACATGAGCTTTGTCTCTGGTGCAGACAACATCAAGTTTTTACAACAACGTTTCCGTCAAATGTCTGCCCATCACTGTTACCATAATATGGAATACAGCGATGACCTAAAACAGATTGATGAGTGGGCACCATTAGTGGTTGAAGGCCGCTCTTCTGACGAAAAAATTGCGGTTACCCGTGTCGTCACCGGCGCTGATGTGGATTACGGCGCCTTAACCCACTTATTGATGGCACAACTTAGCGAACAAAACGGTTTCTCCATCCACTATAAACATGAAGTGATTGATGTGACACAGACGCCTGACGGGCGCTGGAATGTGGAAGTGAAGAACCTTTTGACTCACGAAAAAACCATCACGTCTGCAAAATTTGTATTTGTGGGAGCCGGTGGCCGCGCCATTGAGTTACTGCAAAAATCTGGTATTCCCGAAGGGAAAGGCTACGGTGGATTCCCTGTGAGTGGAATTTGGCTACGTTGTGACGATGAAAAAGTAGCGGCTCGCCACCATGCCAAAGTTTACGGAAAAGCTGATAAAGGCTCGCCACCGATGTCTGTACCTCACTTAGATACCCGTATTATCGGCGGAAAACGTTCTTTACTGTTTGGACCTTATGCGGGTTTCTCAAGTAAGTTCCTAAAACATGGGTCTTATTTGGATCTGTTTGATTCCATCCGATTGAACAATATTGAACCGATGCTAGCCATCGCAAAAGATGACTGGTCGCTGGCTGAATATCTCGTGGGACAAGTGCTGCAAACGTCTGCACATCAATTCTCTATGCTGCAAAAATTCTATCCCGATGCGCAACGTGAAGACTGGAAAGAAGTGGTCGCAGGTCAACGTGTTCAGATAATCAAACCTGACCCGGTGAAAAAAGGCGTATTGGAGTTCGGTACTGAACTGATTACGAGTGCAGATAAATCGTTCACCGTATTAATGGGCGCATCACCTGGAGCATCTACCGCTGCGTTTATCGCTCTCAACGTCCTGAAAACCTGCTTTGCAGATCAACTCTCGGCAGATGGCTGGGAAGCTCGCCTGAAGACCATCATTCCAACTTATGGAATTGATTTAAAACAGGATGCAAAAGCGTGTTTAGATATTCGTACTGCAACGGCTAAAGTGCTGCAATTAGATAACTAA